One genomic segment of Musa acuminata AAA Group cultivar baxijiao chromosome BXJ3-3, Cavendish_Baxijiao_AAA, whole genome shotgun sequence includes these proteins:
- the LOC103977848 gene encoding putative U-box domain-containing protein 42 isoform X2: MSVKDQKVVVVESLLAAISEIMSSVASVEIEHQTFMELGCYLHRISPVIMEFRTIENGSPSALQILQSLSAKVKLANNLVAKCSTGAKSIRDDDLKFITEELEEVIRKLGQDLSTIPLPTFQNKKYAEITVQSLSREMKNVCFHINGTGNCITEERKLENSSVEQLVKRKDADLVPSSDEKNKLHSTWSGYMPRLGDFLEGMDYDAWKYASGSIETLSQIAEYSEPLYDTFFCPITKRIMDDPVTIESGITFERTAIAEWLGRFKDVSETITCPATGIKLQSRVLNSNKALRTIIAEWKRRNEVKRIKVAHNVLLLDKSEAMVLDAIRDLNILSQKRGYNREEMHNLGITKLLTSFLEHKNMMVWTEALKLLRLLVEDEEGKVIVANTNALERTTEMLSSNNASVRHESIAFLLELSETETLLENIGSTAGCILTLTTMKYNESAGSLAVDKAEKILKNLEKYLRNIKSMAEYGYLEPLLDHLVSGTEEVQIEMASYLSELILEHDMKTYVAEKASKVLIKMVTTTHTIITQRAAFGALVQISSHPLNNRMLVNDGIIPILIEEMFTCGIYNTYIDFKEQAATILANIAKSTTDLETIQVDKHGHTITSHYSIYNIAHMLKCSKSDKLNINLINILLYMAKIPRHIATVVSVMKETEVSYTLIEQLNSPVEVLVVAAAKLLTELSFHIGHRIAEGLCKTQGQPEGLIKSYDIDQITKKHAISVNLIAKLPHKNLTLNLSLLHQGTVPAIISRMQGILRGETRTTRYTRCYLEGLVGVLVRFTATLFDQEILQMARGQNLTSVFTELLVRTGGSNEVQRLAAAGLENLSSQSVHLSRPPEVPIPSRRRFLSKSFSSSSQEAKKSQRVQLCLVHKGVCSSSTTFCLLESGAVERLLGCLEQKNPEVVEAALSAISTLLDERVDVEEGVRVLGEGDALSFVLGALREHREEGVRQKCFSVIERFLMSGGDSIVGEIADDRMVRAALVTAVHKGSGSTKTMAENILRYLNNIPPLS; the protein is encoded by the exons ATGTCT GTCAAAGACCAGAAGGTTGTTGTGGTAGAGTCTCTACTAGCAGCTATTTCAGAGATCATGTCATCAGTAGCTTCTGTGGAGATTGAACATCAAACTTTCATGGAATTGGGATGCTATCTCCATCGCATTTCTCCTGTAATTATGGAGTTTCGGACAATCGAAAATGGCTCTCCGAGTGCCTTACAAATTCTACAATCTTTATCTGCTAAAGTCAAGCTTGCAAATAATCTTGTAGCAAAATGCAGCACAGGAGCTAAGTCAATTAgggatgatgatcttaaattcaTCACTGAAGAGCTGGAAGAAGTTATAAGAAAGCTTGGGCAGGATCTTAGCACCATACCGTTGCCTACTTTTCAGAATAAGAAGTATGCTGAAATCACAGttcaatcactttcaagagagatGAAAAATGTTTGTTTCCACATAAATGGAACTGGAAACTGCATTACAGAAGAACGCAAGTTAGAAAATTCATCTGTAGAACAATTGGTGAAGAGAAAAGATGCAGACCTAGTTCCAAGTTCTGATGAGAAGAATAAATTACACAGTACATGGAGTGGGTATATGCCACGTCTGGGAGATTTTCTTGAAGGCATGGATTATGATGCATGGAAATATGCTAGCGGATCGATTGAGACACTATCACAAATAGCAGAATATAGTGAGCCACTATATGATACATTCTTCTGCCCAATAACAAAGAGAATCATGGATGATCCTGTCACAATTGAAAGTGGCATAACATTTGAAAGAACGGCGATAGCCGAGTGGCTTGGGAGGTTTAAAGATGTTTCAGAGACAATCACTTGTCCAGCAACAGGTATTAAACTGCAAAGCAGAGTTTTAAATAGCAATAAAGCATTAAGGACCATAATAGCTGAATGGAAAAGAAGAAATGAAGTGAAGAGAATCAAGGTTGCTCATAATGTTCTATTATTAGACAAATCAGAGGCCATGGTACTGGATGCAATAAGAGACCTAAACATCTTGAGCCAAAAAAGAGGATACAACAGGGAGGAGATGCACAACCTAGGAATTACAAAGCTACTCACAAGCTTTCTAGAACATAAAAACATGATGGTGTGGACTGAAGCTTTGAAACTTCTACGCTTACTTGTGGAGGACGAAGAGGGAAAG GTTATAGTTGCAAATACCAACGCCCTTGAAAGAACAACTGAGATGCTATCAAGCAATAATGCTTCAGTAAGGCATGAATCAATAGCATTCTTATTGGAACTTTCAGAAACTGAAACTTTGCTGGAAAATATTGGATCTACTGCTGGTTGCATCCTGACACTCACTACCATGAAGTATAACGAGTCCGCTGGTTCTTTAGCTGTGGATAAAGCAGAAAAAATTCTCAAGAACTTGGAGAAGTATCTGAGGAACATCAAATCCATGGCAGAGTATGGATACTTGGAACCCCTTCTGGACCATCTCGTTTCAG GCACAGAAGAGGTGCAGATAGAGATGGCAAGTTACCTCAGTGAACTAATTCTTGAACATGACATGAAAACCTATGTCGCAGAGAAGGCCTCCAAGGTCTTAATAAAGATGGTCACCACCACACATACCATTATTACACAGAGAGCAGCATTCGGAGCTCTTGTCCAGATCTCATCCCACCCCCTGAACAACCGAATGCTTGTAAATGATGGCATCATCCCTATCCTGATAGAAGAGATGTTCACTTGTGGAATCTACAACACATACATAGACTTCAAGGAACAAGCTGCTACAATCCTTGCAAATATAGCCAAATCTACAACTGACCTAGAGACGATCCAAGTCGATAAGCATGGCCACACCATTACCTCACATTACTCCATCTACAACATTGCCCACATGCTGAAATGTTCCAAATCAGATAAGCTCAACATCAACCTTATCAATATCTTGCTCTACATGGCCAAAATCCCCAGACATATTGCCACAGTGGTGTCAGTGATGAAAGAGACTGAAGTGAGCTACACGCTCATCGAACAGCTAAATTCCCCGGTGGAAGTGCTCGTCGTTGCTGCAGCGAAGTTACTCACAGAACTGTCATTTCACATTGGCCACAGAATAGCAGAAGGTCTCTGCAAGACCCAAGGCCAGCCGGAGGGCCTAATCAAGAGCTACGACATCGATCAAATCACAAAGAAGCACGCAATCTCAGTAAATCTAATTGCGAAGCTGCCGCACAAGAATTTGACACTCAATCTGTCTCTGCTCCATCAAGGCACAGTGCCTGCAATTATAAGCAGAATGCAGGGGATCCTGAGAGGTGAAACCAGAACAACGAGGTACACGAGGTGCTACCTCGAGGGTTTAGTGGGCGTGCTTGTGAGGTTTACAGCCACTCTTTTTGACCAGGAGATCCTTCAAATGGCTCGAGGACAGAACTTGACATCAGTGTTCACAGAGTTGCTGGTTAGGACAGGGGGGAGCAATGAAGTGCAGAGGCTAGCAGCAGCGGGACTTGAGAACCTCTCTTCCCAGTCTGTTCATCTCTCAAGGCCACCAGAGGTGCCGATCCCCAGCAGGAGGAGGTTCTTGTCAAAAAGCTTCAGCTCGAGTTCACAGGAGGCAAAGAAATCACAGAGGGTTCAGCTATGTCTGGTGCACAAGGGTGTctgctcctcctccaccaccttctGTCTACTGGAGTCCGGAGCTGTGGAACGGCTGCTGGGCTGCCTGGAACAGAAAAACCCAGAGGTGGTGGAGGCAGCACTGTCGGCCATTAGCACACTGTTGGATGAGAGAGTCGATGTGGAGGAGGGTGTGAGGGTGCTGGGTGAGGGTGATGCACTGAGCTTTGTGCTGGGGGCCCTGCGGGAGCACAGGGAGGAAGGTGTGCGGCAGAAGTGTTTCTCGGTGATCGAGAGATTCTTGATGAGTGGTGGAGATAGTATTGTAGGAGAGATCGCCGATGACCGGATGGTGCGCGCTGCACTAGTGACTGCTGTTCATAAAGGGAGTGGCAGCACCAAGACGATGGCTGAGAACATACTGAGGTATCTGAACAATATACCCCCACTGAGCTAG
- the LOC103977848 gene encoding putative U-box domain-containing protein 42 isoform X1: MKKVKDQKVVVVESLLAAISEIMSSVASVEIEHQTFMELGCYLHRISPVIMEFRTIENGSPSALQILQSLSAKVKLANNLVAKCSTGAKSIRDDDLKFITEELEEVIRKLGQDLSTIPLPTFQNKKYAEITVQSLSREMKNVCFHINGTGNCITEERKLENSSVEQLVKRKDADLVPSSDEKNKLHSTWSGYMPRLGDFLEGMDYDAWKYASGSIETLSQIAEYSEPLYDTFFCPITKRIMDDPVTIESGITFERTAIAEWLGRFKDVSETITCPATGIKLQSRVLNSNKALRTIIAEWKRRNEVKRIKVAHNVLLLDKSEAMVLDAIRDLNILSQKRGYNREEMHNLGITKLLTSFLEHKNMMVWTEALKLLRLLVEDEEGKVIVANTNALERTTEMLSSNNASVRHESIAFLLELSETETLLENIGSTAGCILTLTTMKYNESAGSLAVDKAEKILKNLEKYLRNIKSMAEYGYLEPLLDHLVSGTEEVQIEMASYLSELILEHDMKTYVAEKASKVLIKMVTTTHTIITQRAAFGALVQISSHPLNNRMLVNDGIIPILIEEMFTCGIYNTYIDFKEQAATILANIAKSTTDLETIQVDKHGHTITSHYSIYNIAHMLKCSKSDKLNINLINILLYMAKIPRHIATVVSVMKETEVSYTLIEQLNSPVEVLVVAAAKLLTELSFHIGHRIAEGLCKTQGQPEGLIKSYDIDQITKKHAISVNLIAKLPHKNLTLNLSLLHQGTVPAIISRMQGILRGETRTTRYTRCYLEGLVGVLVRFTATLFDQEILQMARGQNLTSVFTELLVRTGGSNEVQRLAAAGLENLSSQSVHLSRPPEVPIPSRRRFLSKSFSSSSQEAKKSQRVQLCLVHKGVCSSSTTFCLLESGAVERLLGCLEQKNPEVVEAALSAISTLLDERVDVEEGVRVLGEGDALSFVLGALREHREEGVRQKCFSVIERFLMSGGDSIVGEIADDRMVRAALVTAVHKGSGSTKTMAENILRYLNNIPPLS, encoded by the exons atgaaaaagGTCAAAGACCAGAAGGTTGTTGTGGTAGAGTCTCTACTAGCAGCTATTTCAGAGATCATGTCATCAGTAGCTTCTGTGGAGATTGAACATCAAACTTTCATGGAATTGGGATGCTATCTCCATCGCATTTCTCCTGTAATTATGGAGTTTCGGACAATCGAAAATGGCTCTCCGAGTGCCTTACAAATTCTACAATCTTTATCTGCTAAAGTCAAGCTTGCAAATAATCTTGTAGCAAAATGCAGCACAGGAGCTAAGTCAATTAgggatgatgatcttaaattcaTCACTGAAGAGCTGGAAGAAGTTATAAGAAAGCTTGGGCAGGATCTTAGCACCATACCGTTGCCTACTTTTCAGAATAAGAAGTATGCTGAAATCACAGttcaatcactttcaagagagatGAAAAATGTTTGTTTCCACATAAATGGAACTGGAAACTGCATTACAGAAGAACGCAAGTTAGAAAATTCATCTGTAGAACAATTGGTGAAGAGAAAAGATGCAGACCTAGTTCCAAGTTCTGATGAGAAGAATAAATTACACAGTACATGGAGTGGGTATATGCCACGTCTGGGAGATTTTCTTGAAGGCATGGATTATGATGCATGGAAATATGCTAGCGGATCGATTGAGACACTATCACAAATAGCAGAATATAGTGAGCCACTATATGATACATTCTTCTGCCCAATAACAAAGAGAATCATGGATGATCCTGTCACAATTGAAAGTGGCATAACATTTGAAAGAACGGCGATAGCCGAGTGGCTTGGGAGGTTTAAAGATGTTTCAGAGACAATCACTTGTCCAGCAACAGGTATTAAACTGCAAAGCAGAGTTTTAAATAGCAATAAAGCATTAAGGACCATAATAGCTGAATGGAAAAGAAGAAATGAAGTGAAGAGAATCAAGGTTGCTCATAATGTTCTATTATTAGACAAATCAGAGGCCATGGTACTGGATGCAATAAGAGACCTAAACATCTTGAGCCAAAAAAGAGGATACAACAGGGAGGAGATGCACAACCTAGGAATTACAAAGCTACTCACAAGCTTTCTAGAACATAAAAACATGATGGTGTGGACTGAAGCTTTGAAACTTCTACGCTTACTTGTGGAGGACGAAGAGGGAAAG GTTATAGTTGCAAATACCAACGCCCTTGAAAGAACAACTGAGATGCTATCAAGCAATAATGCTTCAGTAAGGCATGAATCAATAGCATTCTTATTGGAACTTTCAGAAACTGAAACTTTGCTGGAAAATATTGGATCTACTGCTGGTTGCATCCTGACACTCACTACCATGAAGTATAACGAGTCCGCTGGTTCTTTAGCTGTGGATAAAGCAGAAAAAATTCTCAAGAACTTGGAGAAGTATCTGAGGAACATCAAATCCATGGCAGAGTATGGATACTTGGAACCCCTTCTGGACCATCTCGTTTCAG GCACAGAAGAGGTGCAGATAGAGATGGCAAGTTACCTCAGTGAACTAATTCTTGAACATGACATGAAAACCTATGTCGCAGAGAAGGCCTCCAAGGTCTTAATAAAGATGGTCACCACCACACATACCATTATTACACAGAGAGCAGCATTCGGAGCTCTTGTCCAGATCTCATCCCACCCCCTGAACAACCGAATGCTTGTAAATGATGGCATCATCCCTATCCTGATAGAAGAGATGTTCACTTGTGGAATCTACAACACATACATAGACTTCAAGGAACAAGCTGCTACAATCCTTGCAAATATAGCCAAATCTACAACTGACCTAGAGACGATCCAAGTCGATAAGCATGGCCACACCATTACCTCACATTACTCCATCTACAACATTGCCCACATGCTGAAATGTTCCAAATCAGATAAGCTCAACATCAACCTTATCAATATCTTGCTCTACATGGCCAAAATCCCCAGACATATTGCCACAGTGGTGTCAGTGATGAAAGAGACTGAAGTGAGCTACACGCTCATCGAACAGCTAAATTCCCCGGTGGAAGTGCTCGTCGTTGCTGCAGCGAAGTTACTCACAGAACTGTCATTTCACATTGGCCACAGAATAGCAGAAGGTCTCTGCAAGACCCAAGGCCAGCCGGAGGGCCTAATCAAGAGCTACGACATCGATCAAATCACAAAGAAGCACGCAATCTCAGTAAATCTAATTGCGAAGCTGCCGCACAAGAATTTGACACTCAATCTGTCTCTGCTCCATCAAGGCACAGTGCCTGCAATTATAAGCAGAATGCAGGGGATCCTGAGAGGTGAAACCAGAACAACGAGGTACACGAGGTGCTACCTCGAGGGTTTAGTGGGCGTGCTTGTGAGGTTTACAGCCACTCTTTTTGACCAGGAGATCCTTCAAATGGCTCGAGGACAGAACTTGACATCAGTGTTCACAGAGTTGCTGGTTAGGACAGGGGGGAGCAATGAAGTGCAGAGGCTAGCAGCAGCGGGACTTGAGAACCTCTCTTCCCAGTCTGTTCATCTCTCAAGGCCACCAGAGGTGCCGATCCCCAGCAGGAGGAGGTTCTTGTCAAAAAGCTTCAGCTCGAGTTCACAGGAGGCAAAGAAATCACAGAGGGTTCAGCTATGTCTGGTGCACAAGGGTGTctgctcctcctccaccaccttctGTCTACTGGAGTCCGGAGCTGTGGAACGGCTGCTGGGCTGCCTGGAACAGAAAAACCCAGAGGTGGTGGAGGCAGCACTGTCGGCCATTAGCACACTGTTGGATGAGAGAGTCGATGTGGAGGAGGGTGTGAGGGTGCTGGGTGAGGGTGATGCACTGAGCTTTGTGCTGGGGGCCCTGCGGGAGCACAGGGAGGAAGGTGTGCGGCAGAAGTGTTTCTCGGTGATCGAGAGATTCTTGATGAGTGGTGGAGATAGTATTGTAGGAGAGATCGCCGATGACCGGATGGTGCGCGCTGCACTAGTGACTGCTGTTCATAAAGGGAGTGGCAGCACCAAGACGATGGCTGAGAACATACTGAGGTATCTGAACAATATACCCCCACTGAGCTAG
- the LOC135633207 gene encoding flavonol 3-O-glucosyltransferase UGT89B1-like: MAEGQRRAHILVIPYPAQGHMLPLLDLASLLSDRFRLVVTVAVTQGNLPLLSPLLSRSPAVSTLVLPFPENPSVPRGLENTMFLSQPQFGLLHRALGGLHGPILRWARARPDPPDAVLSDFFVGWTARLAAELGVPRLVFSPSGAFALAVMNSLWRRMPQRSDVDDPNELVAFPSIPGSPVYRWCELSTLWRSYKRGDPVSEFIREGMLANLGSWGLVVNTFSDLEGTYLDHLRNEDLGNPRVWAVGPLAPSHGTASAAERGGPESVPAEKVAAWLNGCEEGSVVYVAFGSQAMLSPPAAAALAAGLERSGARFVWAARAGTAVPEVFEERAAGRGLVIRGWAPQVAILGHPAVGSFVTHCGWNSVMEAAAAGVALLAWPMGADQFTNAQLLVEAGVGVRVCDGGPTSVPDPDELARAVAESVGEPGRERRERAKAMATRTMQATTEGGSSYKDLVKLVGEVSKLVTM; this comes from the coding sequence ATGGCGGAGGGGCAGAGGCGCGCTCACATCCTGGTGATCCCGTACCCGGCGCAAGGCCACATGCTCCCCCTCCTCGACCTCGCCAGCCTCCTCTCTGACCGTTTCCGCCTCGTCGTCACTGTCGCCGTCACCCAGGGCAACCTGCCTCTCCTCTCCCCGCTCCTCTCCCGCTCTCCCGCCGTCTCTACCCTCGTCCTTCCCTTCCCAGAAAACCCGTCCGTCCCCCGGGGGCTCGAGAATACTATGTTCCTCTCCCAGCCCCAGTTCGGCCTCCTCCACCGCGCCCTCGGTGGCCTCCACGGCCCCATCCTGCGGTGGGCCCGCGCCCGCCCCGACCCCCCCGACGCCGTCCTCTCCGACTTCTTCGTCGGTTGGACTGCTCGACTTGCAGCCGAGCTGGGAGTTCCCCGCCTCGTCTTCAGCCCCTCCGGCGCCTTCGCCCTTGCCGTCATGAACTCGCTATGGCGCCGGATGCCACAAAGGTCCGACGTTGACGACCCCAACGAGCTCGTCGCCTTCCCTTCCATTCCAGGGTCGCCCGTTTATCGCTGGTGCGAGCTCTCCACCCTCTGGAGAAGTTACAAACGGGGCGACCCTGTCTCCGAGTTCATCAGAGAGGGGATGCTGGCCAACCTCGGGAGCTGGGGGCTGGTCGTCAACACCTTCTCCGACCTCGAGGGGACGTACTTGGATCATCTGCGCAACGAAGACCTTGGCAACCCGCGGGTCTGGGCGGTGGGGCCCCTGGCGCCGTCCCACGGCACTGCCTCCGCCGCCGAGCGCGGAGGTCCGGAATCGGTCCCGGCGGAGAAGGTGGCTGCGTGGCTGAACGGCTGCGAGGAGGGGTCCGTGGTTTACGTCGCTTTCGGGAGCCAGGCGATGCTGTCGCCGCCTGCGGCGGCGGCTCTGGCGGCGGGACTGGAGAGGAGCGGCGCTAGGTTCGTGTGGGCAGCAAGGGCTGGCACGGCGGTGCCGGAGGTGTTCGAGGAGCGGGCGGCGGGGCGGGGGCTAGTTATCCGGGGGTGGGCGCCGCAGGTGGCGATCTTGGGCCACCCGGCGGTGGGGTCATTCGTGACccactgcgggtggaactcggtGATGGAAGCGGCAGCGGCGGGGGTGGCGCTGCTGGCATGGCCGATGGGGGCGGACCAGTTCACGAACGCGCAGCTGTTGGTGGAGGCCGGGGTCGGGGTTCGGGTGTGCGATGGCGGTCCCACCTCGGTGCCGGACCCAGACGAGCTGGCACGGGCGGTGGCCGAGTCCGTAGGTGAGCCGGGAagggagaggagggagagggCGAAGGCGATGGCTACCAGAACGATGCAAGCGACCACAGAAGGTGGCAGCTCGTACAAGGACCTCGTGAAGCTTGTGGGAGAAGTGTCCAAGCTTGTCACGATGTAA
- the LOC103977846 gene encoding transcription factor bHLH49-like: MDMHGKDGCNSLKNEDNLDYNYSGNSSDWQQCNPSIGCLDSGNPSAAVSQGNQIGSTPCSSISMADPFSAGLWNLSTESTSLDLCKDKLQGSSNQIAGNSMSVGGTLLQTGSGVLHQSLSHFPSDSAFIERAARFSCFGGSDLGGLMNPYSAAQSQSPHSNASRESSGAQIQKNEINMMEAVRGASLSTTDHGSKEKDNSHAAGNSSSTLPAAMKRKRPSEDMALDQAKVASQISGEMDDDNMEIEKKAEHNSSTAATSRPGGKQVKDSNESSKEDFIHIRARRGQATNSHSLAERVRREKINERMKLLQDLVPGCSKVTGKAMMLDEIINYVQSLQQQVEFLSMKLAAINPRLDIDIEAVLSKYLLQTCNGPSAAMASSSGIVRPPPVHPSQQGLAQAGLSGNVNLPDLFRRSINAQMTAPQGYKEPKMQVPNAWDEELHNVMQMAYNGTANLNTHRVQQ; encoded by the exons ATGGATATGCATGGAAAAGATGGGTGTAACTCACTCAAGAATGAGGATAATCTGGACTACAACTACTCTGGGAATTCTTCTGATTGGCAACAATGCAATCCATCCATAGGTTGTTTGGATTCTGGAAATCCTTCGGCAGCTGTTAGCCAAGGAAATCAGATTGGTTCCACCCCATGCTCATCGATTTCCATGGCTGACCCTTTCAGTGCTGGTCTTTGGAACCTGTCCACAGAATCAACAAGCTTGGATTTGTGCAAAGATAAGTTGCAGGGGAGCAGCAATCAAATCGCCGGTAATTCGATGTCGGTCGGAGGAACTCTATTACAAACTGGTTCTGGAGTTCTTCACCAAAGTCTATCACATTTCCCATCTGATTCAGCTTTCATCGAGAGGGCTGCAAGGTTTTCATGCTTCGGTGGTAGTGATTTAGGTGGCTTGATGAATCCTTATAGCGCAGCTCAATCACAAAGTCCTCATTCTAATGCTTCAAGAGAGAGCTCCGGAGCTCAGATTCAGAAGAATGAAATCAACATGATGGAAGCTGTCAGGGGTGCCTCATTGTCTACCACTGACCATGGATCAAAGGAAAAGGATAATTCACATGCAGCTGGGAATTCTTCTTCCACACTGCCTGCCGCTATGAAACGGAAAAGACCCAGTGAG GACATGGCATTAGATCAAGCAAAGGTGGCCTCACAGATATCTGGTGAAATGGATGATGACAATATGGAAATCGAAAAGAAAGCCGAGCACAACAGTTCAACTGCTGCAACTTCCAGGCCCGGAGGGAAGCAGGTCAAAGATAGCAATGAATCGTCGAAGGAAGATTTCATCCACATCAGAGCAAGGCGTGGCCAGGCAACAAACAGCCATAGCCTTGCAGAAAGA GTGAGAAGGGAAAAGATCAACGAGCGAATGAAGCTTCTTCAAGATCTTGTTCCTGGTTGCAGCAAG GTCACGGGAAAGGCAATGATGCTTGACGAGATCATCAACTATGTTCAGTCACTACAACAGCAGGTTGAG TTTCTGTCAATGAAGCTTGCAGCTATTAATCCGAGGCTGGATATCGACATCGAGGCTGTACTTTCGAAATAT CTGCTTCAGACCTGCAACGGCCCCTCAGCTGCCATGGCTTCCTCATCAGGCATTGTTCGTCCTCCTCCAGTACATCCATCTCAACAGGGTCTGGCTCAAGCTGGGTTATCAGGCAATGTAAATCTGCCTGATCTATTTAGAAGATCGATAAATGCTCAAATGACTGCACCACAGGGATACAAAGAACCAAAAATGCAG GTTCCTAATGCATGGGATGAAGAGCTCCACAATGTAATGCAAATGGCATACAATGGCACTGCCAATCTCAATACTCACAGAGTTCAACAGTAA
- the LOC135633483 gene encoding pentatricopeptide repeat-containing protein At5g48910-like, which translates to MLSAASIPVLSAPLPVSIPATSVAKPPPPPPNTNLSLLHLCTHLQEATQVHALMVKTSQTADPYSAGRLAEFYALSDRGSLEHAEKILDSFPHHPPTFVCNTLMRAYSERRNPLLSINLYRRMLVDAVEADRFTFTFTLKACTQLCALAIGMQIHAQVVKHGLESNAHIRNKLIHLYAVSGRIRDARKVFDGSTEPDVVAWNSMLQGYADMDDGENLHNLFDSMPARDVVSWNTMIAYYIEAGEFEEAILMFRLMQQSSECGLNRVTLISVLSAVTQLGALGQGQWVHAYIKRHGIDLDENLSSALINMYSKCGCIEGAIYTFETTHRRSVDTWNAMIGCFTANGCSLRAIDLFSKMEASGLMPNKITFTCVLNACSHGGLVDRGIRYFEKMSNVYGIEPDVGHYGCMVDLFSRAGLFEKAEEIIQRMPIEPDKVMWKAVVGACRVNKNYELGEKAGLKLIEIAPDDNAGYVLLSNIYAMSNNWNGVYRVRKLMHDRGIKKVPGCSSIELDGLVHEFIAGDAAHARKKEIYKMLDEMAQKLKRAGYEPDTTQVLLDIEEADVKESSLALHSEKLAVAYGLISTSPGATIRVVKNLRICGDCHSALKLLSQIYDRNIIVRDANRFHHFNRGSCSCVDYW; encoded by the coding sequence ATGCTTTCAGCAGCCTCAATTCCCGTCCTTTCCGCTCCCCTACCCGTCTCAATACCAGCAACATCAGTGGCAAAGCCACCCCCTCCGCCTCCGAAcaccaacctctccctcctccaccTCTGCACCCACCTCCAAGAAGCCACCCAAGTCCATGCTCTCATGGTCAAGACCTCTCAAACCGCCGACCCCTACTCGGCCGGCCGCCTCGCCGAATTCTACGCCCTCTCCGACCGAGGCAGCCTCGAGCACGCCGAGAAGATCCTCGATTCGTTCCCACACCACCCGCCCACCTTCGTTTGCAACACCCTGATGCGTGCCTACTCTGAGAGGCGGAATCCCCTCCTCTCCATTAATCTTTATCGCCGGATGCTCGTGGATGCGGTTGAGGCGGATCGCTTCACCTTCACGTTCACGCTCAAGGCGTGCACGCAGCTGTGCGCGCTTGCGATCGGCATGCAGATCCACGCGCAGGTCGTCAAGCACGGTTTGGAGTCCAACGCTCATATCCGCAATAAGCTCATCCACCTGTATGCGGTTTCCGGCCGTATTCGTGATGCCCGCAAGGTGTTTGATGGAAGCACTGAACCGGATGTTGTTGCATGGAACAGCATGTTGCAAGGGTATGCTGACATGGATGATGGTGAGAATCTTCACAATCTATTTGACAGCATGCCGGCTCGTGATGTGGTATCTTGGAATACGATGATCGCATACTACATTGAAGCGGGCGAATTTGAGGAAGCCATTTTGATGTTTCGGTTGATGCAACAAAGCAGTGAGTGTGGACTAAATAGAGTGACTCTGATTAGTGTTCTTTCTGCTGTGACCCAGTTGGGAGCATTGGGCCAGGGTCAGTGGGTGCATGCATACATCAAGAGACATGGCATTGATCTCGATGAGAACCTTAGTTCAGCACTGATCAATATGTACTCAAAATGTGGGTGCATTGAAGGTGCGATTTATACATTTGAGACGACGCATCGGAGAAGTGTGGATACTTGGAATGCGATGATAGGCTGTTTCACAGCAAATGGCTGCAGTTTAAGAGCCATTGATCTATTCTCCAAGATGGAGGCTTCTGGTCTGATGCCGAATAAGATCACCTTCACCTGTGTTTTGAATGCTTGCAGTCATGGAGGGTTGGTCGATAGAGGCATCAGATATTTTGAGAAGATGAGTAATGTTTATGGCATCGAACCTGATGTTGGTCATTATGGGTGCATGGTGGATCTTTTCAGCCGTGCAGGTTTATTCGAAAAGGCTGAGGAGATCATCCAACGAATGCCAATTGAACCTGATAAAGTCATGTGGAAGGCCGTAGTAGGTGCTTGTAGAGTTAACAAAAACTATGAGTTGGGTGAGAAGGCTGGACTTAAGCTTATTGAAATAGCTCCTGATGACAATGCTGGATACGTGCTGCTATCGAACATATATGCAATGTCTAAcaattggaatggagtttataggGTGAGGAAGCTGATGCATGATAGAGGCATAAAGAAGGTACCTGGTTGCAGTTCTATAGAACTGGATGGTCTGGTCCATGAATTCATCGCTGGGGATGCAGCTCATGCTAGAAAGAAAGAGATATATAAGATGCTTGATGAGATGGCTCAGAAGTTGAAGCGTGCAGGATATGAACCTGATACGACACAGGTTTTGCTTGACATTGAAGAGGCAGATGTGAAGGAGAGCTCTCTGGCTCTTCACAGCGAGAAGCTGGCGGTAGCCTACGGACTCATCAGCACCAGCCCAGGTGCCACCATTAGGGTGGTGAAGAACCTCCGCATATGTGGGGATTGTCATTCAGCATTGAAACTTCTCAGTCAGATTTATGACAGGAATATAATCGTCAGAGATGCAAACCGTTTTCATCACTTCAACAGAGGATCCTGTTCTTGCGTGGACTACTGGTGA